A genomic window from Candidatus Saccharimonadales bacterium includes:
- the uvrB gene encoding excinuclease ABC subunit UvrB — MRLKLKSDYQPTGDQPAAITSLSEGLSSGQKEQTLLGVTGSGKTFTMANVIANTQQPTLVLSHNKTLAAQLFSEFRAFFPDNAVHYFVSYFDYYQPEAYIPSSDTYIEKDSRINEEIDRLRHAATDSLLTRRDVIIVASVSCIYGIGSVEDYGNLSIKLKLGEKRKRDKLLRHLGDIQYQRNDVDFQRGTFRVRGDVIDVIPASQDMAYRLEFFGDELERITEIDPLTGEVTKELKQLQIFPGSHYVTPREKLDGALAQIKTELKDRLAVFKRQGKLLEAQRLEQRTRFDLEMLEETGFVKGIENYSRYLTSRQPGEQPATLLDYFPDDFLLLIDESHMSVPQVRGMYNGDRARKEVLVEHGFRLPSALDNRPLNFSEFEKHINQVVYISATPGEYELSRTPRPVEQIIRPTGLLDPAIDIRPTAGQIDDLIAEIKTTVEQGQRVLITTLTKRMAEDLSEYLQDINIKVQYLHSDVDTLERTDILRDLRLGVYDVLVGINLLREGLDLPEVSLVAILDADKEGFLRSDSALIQTIGRAARHVAGRVIMYADNKTKSMDRAINETNRRRQRQENYNQQHGITPQSIQKSVEGGLRDIVPAADKPKVDLSKIPKDEYHHLIDDLSRQMEFAAANLEFEKAAELRDFIDDIKQKLG, encoded by the coding sequence ATGAGACTGAAACTTAAATCTGACTACCAACCAACCGGCGACCAGCCAGCGGCTATTACCAGCTTGAGCGAGGGTCTCAGCTCGGGGCAAAAGGAACAAACCTTACTGGGTGTTACCGGCTCTGGTAAGACCTTTACCATGGCCAACGTTATCGCCAATACCCAGCAGCCGACGCTGGTGTTGTCGCATAACAAGACCCTGGCGGCCCAGTTATTCTCCGAGTTTAGGGCTTTTTTTCCAGATAACGCAGTGCATTATTTTGTCAGCTATTTTGATTATTACCAACCAGAGGCTTATATCCCCAGCTCGGATACTTATATTGAGAAAGACTCACGCATAAACGAAGAGATCGACCGGCTGCGCCACGCTGCCACCGACTCGCTGCTGACCCGGCGGGACGTGATTATCGTAGCCAGCGTGAGTTGTATTTATGGCATCGGTTCGGTCGAAGATTACGGCAATTTGTCGATCAAATTAAAACTTGGCGAAAAGCGCAAGCGCGATAAACTGTTGCGTCACCTGGGTGATATTCAGTACCAGCGCAACGATGTTGATTTCCAGCGAGGTACTTTCCGCGTTAGAGGCGACGTTATCGATGTAATACCGGCCAGCCAGGACATGGCCTATCGGCTGGAGTTCTTTGGCGACGAGTTGGAGCGGATTACGGAGATTGATCCATTAACTGGCGAGGTTACAAAGGAACTCAAGCAGCTGCAAATCTTCCCTGGTTCGCACTACGTTACACCGCGGGAAAAATTAGACGGTGCTTTAGCCCAGATAAAGACCGAGCTGAAAGATCGTCTGGCCGTGTTTAAGCGTCAGGGTAAACTGCTCGAAGCCCAGCGATTAGAGCAGCGGACGAGGTTTGATTTGGAGATGCTGGAAGAAACCGGATTTGTCAAAGGGATCGAAAACTATTCGCGCTATTTGACAAGCCGCCAACCGGGCGAACAACCGGCGACGCTGCTCGATTATTTTCCGGATGATTTCCTGTTGCTAATCGACGAATCACATATGAGTGTGCCGCAGGTAAGGGGGATGTACAACGGAGATCGGGCCAGAAAGGAAGTATTGGTTGAGCATGGCTTTCGTCTGCCCTCGGCGCTGGACAACCGGCCGCTTAATTTTTCCGAGTTTGAAAAACATATCAATCAGGTCGTTTACATTTCAGCCACCCCGGGTGAATACGAGCTTAGTCGGACGCCCCGGCCGGTCGAGCAGATTATCCGCCCGACCGGACTGCTAGACCCGGCGATTGATATCCGCCCGACGGCCGGCCAGATCGATGATTTGATCGCCGAGATTAAAACGACAGTAGAACAGGGCCAGCGAGTTTTGATCACGACCCTGACCAAGCGGATGGCAGAAGATTTGAGCGAGTACTTGCAAGACATCAATATCAAAGTCCAATACTTGCATTCGGACGTTGATACCCTGGAGCGAACTGATATCCTGCGTGATCTGCGGCTGGGTGTTTACGACGTGTTGGTAGGGATTAACCTGCTAAGAGAAGGCCTGGACTTACCGGAGGTCAGCTTGGTAGCCATACTCGACGCCGACAAGGAAGGCTTTCTGCGCAGCGACTCGGCCTTGATCCAAACTATTGGCCGGGCGGCCCGGCACGTAGCTGGCCGGGTAATAATGTATGCCGACAATAAAACCAAATCGATGGATCGAGCTATCAACGAGACGAATCGTCGCCGACAGCGGCAAGAAAATTACAACCAGCAGCACGGGATAACGCCGCAAAGCATCCAAAAATCCGTCGAGGGCGGGCTGCGTGATATCGTGCCAGCCGCAGACAAACCAAAAGTTGATCTCAGCAAAATTCCCAAGGACGAATACCACCATCTTATTGACGACCTGTCCCGTCAGATGGAATTCGCCGCCGCTAATCTGGAGTTCGAAAAAGCCGCCGAGCTGAGGGATTTTATCGATGACATTAAGCAAAAGCTAGGCTGA
- a CDS encoding class II fructose-bisphosphate aldolase translates to MQRSRQQAFAVGAFNVDNQETLIAVCQALKNKQSPAMVEVSHGEVEAIGLDNLRDLVDNYKAQFGIELFINLDHSPTVEDAKRGIDAGYEFIHIDVSQAKHDASDEEIIDATREVVEYARFTGALVESEPHYFGGSSNVHQEEINYDEIKQTFSTEEGAKTFVAATGIDTFAAAVGNLHGKYPAPKELDLELLQQIRDAISCNISLHGGSGTPGHYFEEAVKIGVSKININSDMRFAFRTALEEQLKANPDEFAVMKLMEQVKIAVTRVVEEKIDMFGSAGKAVV, encoded by the coding sequence ATGCAGCGCTCGCGACAACAGGCCTTTGCCGTCGGCGCGTTTAACGTCGACAACCAGGAAACCTTGATCGCGGTTTGCCAAGCCTTAAAAAACAAACAATCGCCGGCGATGGTGGAAGTCAGCCACGGCGAAGTGGAGGCGATCGGTCTCGATAATCTGCGCGATTTGGTCGACAATTATAAAGCTCAATTTGGTATCGAACTGTTTATTAACCTGGATCATTCGCCGACCGTTGAAGACGCCAAGCGCGGGATTGACGCCGGCTATGAATTTATCCATATCGATGTGTCACAAGCCAAACACGATGCCAGCGACGAGGAAATTATCGACGCTACCAGGGAAGTCGTCGAGTATGCCAGATTTACGGGGGCATTGGTCGAAAGTGAGCCGCATTATTTCGGCGGCAGCTCAAACGTCCATCAGGAGGAGATCAATTATGATGAGATCAAGCAAACTTTCTCCACTGAAGAGGGCGCCAAAACCTTTGTGGCGGCGACCGGTATCGATACCTTTGCGGCGGCGGTAGGCAATTTGCACGGCAAATACCCGGCGCCCAAAGAATTGGATCTAGAACTACTGCAACAAATCCGTGACGCCATCAGTTGCAATATCAGCTTGCACGGCGGGTCGGGTACGCCGGGGCACTACTTCGAAGAGGCGGTTAAGATCGGTGTCAGCAAGATCAATATTAATTCCGACATGAGATTTGCCTTTAGGACGGCGCTTGAAGAGCAACTCAAGGCCAACCCGGATGAGTTTGCCGTTATGAAACTGATGGAGCAAGTTAAGATCGCCGTGACTAGGGTGGTGGAAGAAAAAATTGACATGTTCGGCTCCGCCGGAAAGGCGGTGGTTTAG
- a CDS encoding carbohydrate kinase family protein gives MLEREVSTILSVGAAVQDVFLSGDVFKPQNEDGQLVEEFKLGEKYELGGVVFATGGGATNAAVTFARQGLHAKFLGKLGEDVSARMVLDDLHQNGVDTSLVKTDAGVKTGYSTLLLAPTGERTILTFRGSSDDFKPDDFLLGSTEADWLYISSLAGAMDALESLIGWAQSRNIRIAINPGKGELAQADQLRELLKSCQVLIVNKDEIGQLVAGQDDQQLVRHASDMTPIVVMTDGPNGATATNREIIVAAGMYEDVPVIDRTGAGDAFGSGLVAALARGQSLAEAVKFASANSTSVVGQIGAKAGILDKDVVLHDMPLEVNDF, from the coding sequence GTGCTCGAACGCGAAGTATCGACGATTTTAAGCGTTGGTGCCGCCGTCCAGGATGTGTTTTTGAGCGGAGATGTCTTTAAACCGCAAAACGAAGACGGCCAGTTGGTGGAAGAATTTAAATTGGGAGAAAAGTATGAACTCGGCGGTGTGGTATTTGCCACCGGCGGCGGTGCGACTAACGCGGCAGTTACCTTTGCCCGCCAAGGCCTACACGCTAAATTCTTAGGTAAGTTGGGCGAGGACGTGTCCGCTAGGATGGTGCTTGACGATCTGCATCAAAATGGTGTTGATACCTCGCTGGTTAAGACTGACGCCGGAGTTAAGACCGGCTACTCAACGCTCCTGCTGGCACCGACCGGCGAGCGGACGATTCTAACTTTTCGCGGATCATCCGATGATTTTAAACCGGACGACTTTTTGCTGGGTTCAACCGAAGCGGACTGGCTGTATATTTCCAGCCTGGCCGGCGCCATGGACGCGCTTGAGAGTCTGATCGGCTGGGCCCAATCGAGAAATATCAGAATAGCGATTAATCCCGGCAAAGGCGAATTAGCCCAGGCCGATCAGCTGCGCGAGCTACTCAAAAGCTGCCAAGTTCTGATCGTCAATAAAGATGAGATCGGCCAACTGGTGGCGGGGCAAGACGACCAGCAACTCGTCCGCCACGCCAGCGATATGACTCCGATAGTCGTCATGACCGACGGGCCTAATGGGGCTACCGCTACCAACCGGGAGATTATCGTAGCGGCCGGGATGTATGAGGATGTACCGGTGATCGATCGGACCGGAGCCGGCGACGCCTTCGGCTCCGGCTTAGTCGCGGCTCTGGCCAGGGGACAAAGTTTGGCCGAGGCCGTCAAGTTTGCCAGCGCCAACTCGACGTCGGTAGTTGGCCAAATCGGAGCTAAGGCTGGCATATTGGATAAGGACGTGGTCCTGCATGACATGCCGCTAGAGGTAAACGATTTTTAA